The following are encoded together in the Portunus trituberculatus isolate SZX2019 chromosome 25, ASM1759143v1, whole genome shotgun sequence genome:
- the LOC123508589 gene encoding uncharacterized protein LOC123508589 isoform X1, protein MHWTLRVLVATACLASLTWAGQLRGNKGNKVESQANVEQDEVLAIDPEERIITVGNADSTKHAVAGSIVLTGVWIGAMLIIAELIKGIGTRIYPLEGSQGDEQILISVRSASASTGLLERALAGIDSVNSRMASEERAVCRKMSLCQMGNMTSGFRYVHTFLEILRPVFPQIDDNWEGLLAGEAREDCNILYPECPGAILRAMFAEVY, encoded by the exons ATGCACTGGACGCTGAGGGTACTGGTGGCGACGGCCTGCCTCGCCTCGCTAACCTGGGCGGGACAACTCAGAGGGAACAAAGGGAACAAAGTGGAGAGTCAAGCCAATGTGGAACAAGATGAAGTATTAGCCATAGACCCTGAGGAGAGAATTATCACTGTTGGCAACGCAG ATTCCACTAAGCACGCTGTGGCGGGGTCTATCGTCCTAACCGGGGTGTGGATTGGCGCCATGCTGATAATCGCCGAGCTCATCAAGGGCATCGGCACCAGGATTTACCCGTTGGAGGGCTCGCAGGGGGATGAGCAGATTCTAATTTCCGTAAGGTCTGCCAGCGCCTCAACGGGCCTCCTGGAGCGGGCCCTCGCCGG CATTGATTCTGTAAACTCGAGGATGGCGTCTGAGGAGCGCGCAGTGTGCAGGAAGATGTCACTCTGTCAGATGGGAAACATGACGTCAGGATTCAGATATGTCCACACCTTCCTGGAGATTCTTAG ACCAGTCTTCCCGCAAATCGATGACAACTGGGAGGGTCTACTGGCTGGGGAAGCACGAGAGGACTGCAATATCCTGTACCCAGAATGCCCCGGTGCCATCTTGAGAGCAATGTTCGCGGAAGTTTACTAA
- the LOC123508589 gene encoding uncharacterized protein LOC123508589 isoform X2 produces MHWTLRVLVATACLASLTWAGQLRGNKGNKVESQANVEQDEVLAIDPEERIITVGNAEGLGVFLVQLSTMTVLLLAAIYCIYVVFLPSVSNRSLPWSPWDILGQVGGTIEATDLLRRVTESIDSVNSRMASEERAVCRKMSLCQMGNMTSGFRYVHTFLEILRPVFPQIDDNWEGLLAGEAREDCNILYPECPGAILRAMFAEVY; encoded by the exons ATGCACTGGACGCTGAGGGTACTGGTGGCGACGGCCTGCCTCGCCTCGCTAACCTGGGCGGGACAACTCAGAGGGAACAAAGGGAACAAAGTGGAGAGTCAAGCCAATGTGGAACAAGATGAAGTATTAGCCATAGACCCTGAGGAGAGAATTATCACTGTTGGCAACGCAG AGGGTCTGGGAGTGTTCCTGGTCCAGCTCAGCACAATGACAGTTCTCCTCCTGGCTGCCATATACTGCATCTATGTTGTGTTCCTGCCCTCCGTGTCCAACCGCAGCCTGCCGTGGAGCCCTTGGGACATACTGGGGCAAGTCGGAGGGACCATCGAGGCCACGGATCTGCTCAGGCGGGTTACGGAAAG CATTGATTCTGTAAACTCGAGGATGGCGTCTGAGGAGCGCGCAGTGTGCAGGAAGATGTCACTCTGTCAGATGGGAAACATGACGTCAGGATTCAGATATGTCCACACCTTCCTGGAGATTCTTAG ACCAGTCTTCCCGCAAATCGATGACAACTGGGAGGGTCTACTGGCTGGGGAAGCACGAGAGGACTGCAATATCCTGTACCCAGAATGCCCCGGTGCCATCTTGAGAGCAATGTTCGCGGAAGTTTACTAA
- the LOC123508588 gene encoding uncharacterized protein LOC123508588 isoform X1, producing MHTPKSLLVAVCLVCLTPVLVSADGDTDGEVMKAEARYVTNDEKGFGKLQFALPIAAHGAVIVAIVVFFRELALGIADRLDSEYEYDYEYDYFPGPIQRHDVPQLGYQGSPGRRRPARDTQASMLTRLTDIIDPVEATFSMLQVNDMSCRQRVICEVQRSASAVPIIGSFLQQLSTSIPGLHHYREAQYAGAALEDCALLFAGCPEDALVEN from the exons ATGCACACCCCTAAGTCCCTGCTGGTGGCCGTCTGCCTTGTTTGCCTCACGCCTGTACTCGTATCAGCTGACGGAGACACTGACGGGGAAGTGATGAAAGCGGAGGCGAGATACGTTACAAATGACGAGAAAG GTTTCGGCAAGTTGCAATTCGCTCTGCCTATAGCTGCTCACGGCGCGGTTATTGTGGCTATTGTTGTGTTCTTCCGGGAGCTCGCTCTCGGCATTGCCGACCGCCTGGACTCCGAGTACGAATATGATTACGAGTATGACTACTTCCCGGGGCCCATCCAGAGGCACGACGTCCCACAGCTAGGGTATCAGGGTAGCCCAGGCCGTCGCCGCCCAGCCCGCGACACCCAGGCCAGTATGCTAACCCGCCTCACCGACAT CATCGACCCCGTGGAAGCGACCTTCTCCATGCTGCAGGTGAATGACATGTCCTGCAGGCAGCGCGTGATCTGTGAGGTACAGCGCTCCGCCTCCGCCGTGCCCATCATCGGCTCCTTCCTCCAGCAGCTCAG CACGTCCATCCCCGGCCTACACCATTACAGAGAAGCACAGTACGCAGGCGCAGCTCTCGAGGATTGCGCTCTCCTCTTCGCTGGCTGCCCTGAAGATGCTTTGGTCGAAAACTGa
- the LOC123508588 gene encoding uncharacterized protein LOC123508588 isoform X2: protein MHTPKSLLVAVCLVCLTPVLVSADGDTDGEVMKAEARYVTNDEKDGLGVFIGQLLTHWMLILEAFYLITVIFAPAFARRRRSLSWDLPAAPDGTEMGLLERALNSIDPVEATFSMLQVNDMSCRQRVICEVQRSASAVPIIGSFLQQLSTSIPGLHHYREAQYAGAALEDCALLFAGCPEDALVEN from the exons ATGCACACCCCTAAGTCCCTGCTGGTGGCCGTCTGCCTTGTTTGCCTCACGCCTGTACTCGTATCAGCTGACGGAGACACTGACGGGGAAGTGATGAAAGCGGAGGCGAGATACGTTACAAATGACGAGAAAG ACGGCCTTGGAGTGTTCATCGGGCAGCTGCTCACACACTGGATGTTGATCCTCGAGGCGTTCTATCTCATAACGGTCATCTTCGCACCAGCATTTGCCAGGCGTAGACGTAGTCTTTCTTGGGACTTGCCGGCGGCCCCTGATGGGACTGAGATGGGGCTGCTGGAGAGAGCGCTTAACAG CATCGACCCCGTGGAAGCGACCTTCTCCATGCTGCAGGTGAATGACATGTCCTGCAGGCAGCGCGTGATCTGTGAGGTACAGCGCTCCGCCTCCGCCGTGCCCATCATCGGCTCCTTCCTCCAGCAGCTCAG CACGTCCATCCCCGGCCTACACCATTACAGAGAAGCACAGTACGCAGGCGCAGCTCTCGAGGATTGCGCTCTCCTCTTCGCTGGCTGCCCTGAAGATGCTTTGGTCGAAAACTGa